From a single Theropithecus gelada isolate Dixy chromosome 10, Tgel_1.0, whole genome shotgun sequence genomic region:
- the DNAJC5 gene encoding dnaJ homolog subfamily C member 5 isoform X2: MADQRQRSLSTSGESLYHVLGLDKNATSDDIKKSYRKLALKYHPDKNPDNPEAADKFKEINNAHAILTDATKRNIYDKYGSLGLYVAEQFGEENVNTYFVLSSWWAKALFVFCGLLTCCYCCCCLCCCFNCCCGKCKPKAPEGEETEFYVSPEDLEAQLQSDEREATDTPIVIQPASATETTQLTADSHPSYHTDGFN; the protein is encoded by the exons ATGGCAGACCAGAGACAGCGCTCACTGTCGACCTCTGGGGAGTCATTGTACCACGTCCTTGGGCTGGACAAGAACGCAACCTCAGATGACATTAAAAAGTCCTATCG GAAACTTGCCTTGAAATATCACCCCGACAAGAACCCTGACAACCCGGAGGCTGCAGACAAGTTTAAGGAGATCAACAACGCGCACGCCATCCTGACGGACGCCACAAAAAGGAACATCTACGACAAGTACGGCTCGCTGGGGCTCTACGTGGCCGAGCAGTTTGGGGAAGAGAACGTGAACACCTACTTCGTGCTGTCCAGCTGGTGGGCCAAG gccctgtttgtCTTCTGTGGCCTCCTCAcgtgctgctactgctgctgctgtctGTGCTGCTGCTTCAACTGCTGCTGCGGGAAGTGTAAGCCCAAGGCTCCTGAGGGCGAGGAGACGGAGTTCTACGTGTCCCCTGAGGATCTGGAGGCCCAGCTGCAGTCTGACGAGAGGG AGGCCACAGACACGCCGATCGTCATACAGCCGGCATCTGCCACCGAGACCACCCAGCTCACAGCCGACTCCCACCCCAGCTACCACACCGACGGGTTCAACTAG